In Pelosinus sp. UFO1, one genomic interval encodes:
- a CDS encoding chemotaxis protein CheX yields MDAKFINPFLIAFTGVMPQVGFVNIVRGKICSKEQFVDSLGVSVQVGVKSQSDGNIVFNMSEQTAKKISSVMMMGTVINTIDDMAKSAVCELFNMVVSHASTSLNKEGFMVKVNPPVFLQENTKIQVCNSTYIAIEMIVDNCPVEMSIGLNAG; encoded by the coding sequence TTGGATGCCAAATTTATTAACCCTTTTTTAATTGCATTTACGGGCGTGATGCCTCAAGTTGGATTTGTAAATATTGTTAGAGGTAAAATTTGTTCCAAAGAACAGTTTGTTGATAGTCTTGGAGTTAGTGTGCAGGTTGGTGTGAAAAGTCAAAGCGATGGAAATATTGTTTTTAATATGTCGGAACAGACGGCTAAGAAAATTTCATCAGTTATGATGATGGGGACTGTAATCAATACGATTGATGATATGGCTAAAAGTGCAGTCTGTGAATTGTTTAATATGGTTGTTTCTCATGCATCTACTTCCTTAAATAAGGAAGGATTCATGGTAAAAGTCAACCCTCCTGTTTTTTTGCAGGAGAATACAAAAATTCAGGTATGTAATAGTACATATATTGCTATTGAAATGATAGTAGATAATTGCCCAGTGGAAATGTCCATTGGCCTTAATGCTGGGTAA
- a CDS encoding WG repeat-containing protein, producing MRSFQEGLLAVRKESGWGFYNKNGQMVIPAEFADVGNFDGGFATVKRNGKWGYYDAQGKVAVPVEFEEVSGPKENLALVKSGGKWGYYQVGDQMVISPKYKAAGLFSEGLAPVKNEGKWGYIDKTGKVIIPFHFEDAYSFSEGVAVVKVNGKYGFIDRSGVLVIKEQFADVNSSFQEGVATVKNGNKFGYIDRKGNVIASGYDQVFPFKNGIAEVRVEKTSFSLFAAVGYGSGTMSIGGPEFNNALLPQNTKRGYIDQTGKEVVPTKYDFSSVFHEGLAAVNVHDKWGFVDTNGKIVIPFRFDEIGFPANNSFLEEKLGFFCGFAKVKMQGKWGVIDTTGKFVVPAEINSSSDLMGGSFGLLAVKKNGKWGYMDTNGKMAITPQFSDVGIFWNQALLDNEKSYYIQS from the coding sequence ATTAGATCATTCCAAGAAGGGCTCCTTGCAGTAAGGAAAGAATCTGGTTGGGGTTTTTATAACAAAAATGGCCAGATGGTGATTCCTGCAGAGTTTGCTGATGTGGGCAACTTTGATGGTGGATTTGCAACGGTAAAGCGTAACGGGAAGTGGGGATATTATGATGCGCAGGGAAAAGTTGCCGTTCCAGTAGAATTTGAGGAAGTGTCGGGACCAAAAGAAAATCTAGCTCTAGTCAAGAGCGGGGGAAAGTGGGGGTATTACCAAGTTGGTGATCAAATGGTAATTTCACCTAAATATAAGGCTGCCGGCTTATTTTCTGAAGGGCTGGCACCAGTTAAGAACGAGGGGAAATGGGGCTATATTGATAAAACCGGTAAGGTGATTATACCATTTCACTTTGAGGATGCTTATAGTTTCAGCGAGGGAGTAGCAGTCGTAAAGGTAAATGGGAAATATGGATTTATTGACCGAAGTGGAGTTCTAGTGATAAAGGAACAATTTGCTGATGTAAATAGCAGTTTCCAAGAAGGCGTTGCAACAGTAAAAAACGGTAACAAATTTGGCTACATAGATCGGAAAGGTAATGTGATAGCATCAGGTTATGATCAGGTTTTTCCATTTAAAAACGGAATTGCAGAAGTGAGAGTCGAAAAAACATCATTTTCACTTTTTGCAGCTGTAGGGTATGGTTCCGGTACAATGAGTATTGGCGGCCCGGAATTTAATAATGCTCTTTTACCGCAAAATACGAAACGTGGATATATTGATCAAACGGGAAAAGAGGTTGTACCAACTAAGTATGACTTTTCCAGCGTATTTCATGAGGGACTGGCTGCCGTAAATGTACATGATAAATGGGGGTTTGTTGATACAAATGGTAAAATAGTAATACCATTTCGCTTTGATGAAATTGGATTTCCAGCGAATAATTCTTTTCTTGAAGAAAAACTCGGATTCTTTTGCGGTTTTGCCAAAGTAAAGATGCAAGGAAAATGGGGAGTTATAGATACAACTGGGAAGTTTGTTGTTCCAGCGGAAATTAACAGTTCTTCAGATCTTATGGGGGGATCCTTTGGGCTCTTAGCTGTGAAGAAGAATGGCAAATGGGGTTATATGGACACAAACGGGAAGATGGCTATTACTCCGCAATTTAGTGATGTAGGAATTTTTTGGAACCAAGCACTATTAGACAATGAAAAGAGTTACTATATACAATCTTAA
- a CDS encoding 6-phospho-beta-glucosidase: protein MKGLKIVTIGGGSSYTPEIIEGFIKRYDELPVHELWLVDIEAGKEKLRIVSDLAKRMVQKSGVPMEIHTTLDRREALPNADFVTTQFRVGLLDARIKDERIPLSHGYIGQETNGAGGMFKALRTIPVILEIDKDMAELCPNAWLINFTNPSGMITEAVLRYGANKKVIGLCNVPIGMEMAIAKLFDVDHNRIRIDFAGLNHMVFGLNAYLDGENITKSVLDNIAAGKMPSTVKNVININWIPEFVLGLDIIPCPYHRYYFKKYEMLEKELEEFAKGETRAEIVKKLEDDLFELYKDPSLDIKPPQLEQRGGAYYSDAACRLINSIYNDKGDIQPVDTRNNGAIAGISPDSIVEVSCVITKDGPQPIAIGELPIQVNGLVQQIKSFERVVIEAAVTGDYNKALLAMTMNPLVASDKMAKVLFDEMLEAHKEYLPQFKSL from the coding sequence ATGAAGGGGTTAAAAATTGTGACAATCGGTGGTGGCTCAAGTTATACACCGGAGATTATTGAAGGATTTATAAAAAGATATGATGAACTGCCCGTTCACGAACTGTGGTTAGTAGATATTGAAGCAGGCAAAGAAAAATTAAGAATTGTAAGTGATCTTGCCAAAAGAATGGTCCAAAAATCCGGGGTACCAATGGAAATACACACGACTCTAGATAGAAGAGAGGCTCTGCCCAATGCCGATTTCGTAACGACACAATTTCGCGTAGGGCTCTTAGATGCAAGGATAAAGGATGAAAGAATTCCATTAAGCCATGGTTATATTGGACAAGAAACCAATGGTGCCGGAGGAATGTTTAAGGCACTGCGAACCATTCCAGTCATACTTGAAATTGATAAAGATATGGCAGAATTATGCCCGAATGCTTGGCTAATTAACTTTACCAATCCCTCAGGAATGATCACGGAAGCCGTACTGAGATATGGGGCAAATAAGAAGGTCATTGGCTTATGTAATGTACCTATTGGAATGGAAATGGCAATAGCCAAACTATTTGATGTTGACCACAATAGAATAAGAATTGACTTTGCCGGTTTGAATCATATGGTATTTGGTTTAAATGCATATTTAGATGGTGAGAACATCACCAAATCAGTGCTTGATAATATTGCTGCTGGCAAGATGCCGAGTACTGTAAAAAATGTTATCAATATTAATTGGATACCCGAATTTGTACTAGGATTAGATATTATACCTTGCCCCTATCACAGATACTATTTCAAAAAATATGAAATGTTGGAAAAAGAATTAGAAGAGTTTGCCAAAGGGGAAACTAGAGCTGAAATAGTAAAAAAACTGGAGGATGATCTTTTCGAATTGTATAAAGATCCGAGTTTGGACATAAAGCCACCACAATTAGAACAACGTGGTGGAGCCTATTATAGCGATGCAGCCTGTAGATTGATAAACTCAATATATAATGACAAGGGTGATATTCAGCCAGTAGATACGAGAAATAATGGTGCAATTGCCGGAATTTCGCCTGACTCGATTGTGGAAGTAAGCTGTGTGATCACTAAAGATGGTCCTCAACCAATTGCTATCGGTGAGCTACCCATACAAGTAAACGGCTTAGTACAACAGATTAAGTCTTTCGAAAGAGTAGTCATTGAGGCAGCTGTTACTGGCGACTATAATAAAGCGTTATTAGCTATGACAATGAACCCGTTGGTCGCTTCTGATAAAATGGCTAAAGTTTTATTTGATGAAATGTTAGAAGCTCACAAAGAATATCTCCCCCAATTCAAAAGCTTATAA
- a CDS encoding inorganic phosphate transporter: protein MGISTELILVIVILTALVFTLTNGLHDASSVVATFISCGAATPVQAICLAAIGGFIGAVTSGSAVANTVSAIVAVPIETALLKILLAAMMGAVIWNLVTWKFGFPSSSTHALVGGLVGAVWVSRGTEYILWGWKELLSPEHQVIGISKIVIALLFSPLLGFIVAFLLQFTSNLILRNAKITINSWIKRVQWIIAALLAYSHGANDTQKVVGVISLALAAANEPFGHVEPLWINAFGGTVMFLGTMLGGWSIMKTIGRDIYTIRPIHSLNSQLSSGGSVILSTALGAPVSTTHVVVGSVVGVGAADEFRMVNWKIGQEIIVAWCVTIPASAMVAAFLYSIVG, encoded by the coding sequence ATGGGTATTTCTACTGAATTAATTTTAGTTATAGTAATCTTGACGGCGCTTGTTTTCACATTAACAAATGGTTTACATGATGCAAGCTCTGTTGTCGCGACTTTTATTTCATGCGGGGCTGCCACTCCAGTTCAAGCAATTTGTTTGGCGGCAATAGGGGGCTTTATTGGTGCAGTAACGAGTGGTAGTGCAGTGGCAAATACAGTCTCTGCAATTGTTGCTGTCCCTATAGAAACAGCATTACTAAAAATATTATTAGCGGCTATGATGGGGGCTGTAATATGGAATCTAGTAACTTGGAAGTTTGGCTTTCCTTCCAGCTCTACTCATGCGTTGGTAGGGGGATTAGTAGGGGCAGTATGGGTTTCTCGTGGCACAGAATATATTTTATGGGGGTGGAAAGAACTCCTATCACCAGAACATCAAGTCATTGGAATTAGCAAAATTGTGATCGCATTACTGTTTTCCCCTTTATTAGGTTTTATAGTTGCATTCCTCCTCCAGTTTACCTCGAATCTTATATTGCGGAATGCTAAAATAACAATAAATAGTTGGATAAAAAGAGTGCAATGGATTATTGCTGCTTTATTAGCTTATAGTCATGGCGCCAATGATACACAAAAAGTGGTTGGCGTTATTTCCCTTGCTTTAGCAGCTGCCAATGAACCTTTTGGTCATGTAGAACCTTTATGGATTAATGCATTTGGTGGTACGGTTATGTTTCTGGGAACCATGCTTGGCGGATGGTCAATTATGAAAACGATTGGGCGGGATATCTATACCATTCGTCCTATCCATAGTTTGAATTCTCAATTGTCTTCAGGTGGTTCCGTTATTTTGTCAACAGCTTTAGGAGCACCTGTTTCTACAACCCACGTAGTAGTGGGTAGTGTGGTAGGAGTAGGAGCGGCAGACGAATTTCGTATGGTCAATTGGAAGATTGGTCAAGAAATTATTGTTGCTTGGTGCGTTACCATACCAGCATCTGCGATGGTAGCGGCGTTCCTATATTCTATAGTAGGGTAG
- a CDS encoding homocysteine synthase gives MSVQEKLRFDSLAVHGGQEPDPTTGSRAVPIYQTTAYNFRDSEHAANLFGLKESGNIYSRLTNPTTDVLEKRITALEGGVGALAFASGHAAISGAILNIAQAGDEIVSSSTLYGGTYNMFSYTLPNLGIKVTFVDPRDPENFQKAITPKTKALYGEVIGNPKIDIFDIEKVAEVAHRNGIPLIVDSTFATPYLCRPLDFGADIVVHSATKFIGGHGTSMGGLVIDGGEFNWDNGKFPLLSEADPSYHGLKYTEALGPLAFIIRLRIQVLRDLGACLSPFNSFQFLQGLETLHLRMKRHSENAQAVAEHLAKHESVSWVSYPGLTNHPDYDLAKKYFPRGAGAILTFGIKGGLEAGRKFIDSLQLFSLLANVGDAKSLVIHPASTTHSQLTSEQRASAGVPDDMVRLSIGIEDVEDLIEDLNQALAVAK, from the coding sequence ATGTCAGTACAAGAAAAATTACGTTTTGATTCCTTAGCTGTTCACGGTGGTCAGGAGCCAGATCCGACAACAGGATCACGAGCAGTTCCCATTTATCAAACCACTGCTTATAACTTTCGTGATAGCGAGCACGCTGCCAATTTGTTTGGTTTAAAAGAGTCTGGTAATATTTATAGTCGCTTGACTAATCCTACTACTGATGTCTTAGAAAAACGTATTACAGCGCTTGAAGGTGGCGTCGGGGCTTTAGCCTTTGCTTCTGGGCATGCTGCAATTAGTGGAGCCATCTTAAACATTGCTCAAGCAGGAGATGAAATTGTCAGCTCTTCGACGCTGTATGGTGGTACTTATAATATGTTTTCCTATACTTTGCCTAATTTAGGGATCAAGGTAACCTTTGTTGATCCAAGGGACCCAGAAAACTTCCAAAAGGCGATTACGCCAAAGACAAAAGCACTATATGGTGAAGTGATTGGAAATCCTAAAATTGATATTTTTGATATTGAAAAAGTTGCCGAAGTGGCCCACCGAAATGGGATCCCATTAATTGTTGATAGCACGTTTGCCACACCTTATTTATGTCGTCCTTTGGATTTTGGTGCAGACATTGTTGTTCATTCTGCCACGAAGTTTATTGGTGGGCATGGTACATCTATGGGTGGCTTAGTGATTGATGGTGGTGAATTTAACTGGGACAACGGCAAGTTTCCATTATTGAGTGAGGCAGATCCAAGTTACCATGGACTAAAATATACAGAAGCCTTGGGGCCTTTGGCTTTTATCATTCGTCTGAGAATTCAAGTGCTGCGGGATTTAGGAGCGTGCCTCAGCCCGTTTAATAGTTTTCAATTTTTGCAAGGGTTAGAAACTCTTCATTTACGTATGAAACGTCATTCCGAGAATGCGCAAGCCGTTGCTGAGCATTTAGCAAAACATGAAAGTGTGAGTTGGGTAAGCTACCCAGGGTTGACCAATCACCCAGATTATGATTTGGCGAAAAAGTATTTTCCTCGTGGAGCAGGTGCTATATTAACCTTTGGTATCAAAGGTGGGTTAGAAGCAGGTAGAAAATTTATTGATTCTCTACAGTTATTTTCCTTATTAGCAAATGTTGGGGATGCTAAGTCTCTTGTCATTCATCCTGCAAGTACCACTCACTCTCAGCTCACATCAGAGCAACGTGCCAGTGCTGGAGTGCCGGATGACATGGTACGATTGTCTATTGGCATTGAAGATGTGGAAGATCTTATTGAAGACTTGAATCAAGCTTTGGCTGTTGCGAAGTAA
- a CDS encoding immunity 53 family protein, with amino-acid sequence MNVIKLLEEWYISNCEGDWEHDWNVKIQSVDMLGWLISINLVDTRVDGKEFPVYKVERSVDDWVHCKVENSIFNGSGGAGNLEEILIVFITWLVKVDKNFRKKK; translated from the coding sequence ATGAATGTTATTAAATTGTTAGAAGAATGGTACATCAGCAATTGCGAAGGTGATTGGGAACATGACTGGAATGTTAAAATTCAAAGCGTTGACATGCTAGGATGGCTTATTTCTATTAATTTAGTTGATACGAGAGTTGATGGCAAGGAGTTTCCTGTATATAAAGTGGAAAGAAGTGTTGATGATTGGGTGCATTGTAAAGTAGAAAATAGTATTTTTAACGGTTCCGGTGGGGCTGGAAATTTAGAAGAAATTTTAATCGTATTTATAACCTGGCTAGTCAAAGTCGATAAAAATTTTAGAAAGAAAAAATAA
- a CDS encoding adenine deaminase C-terminal domain-containing protein, protein MKINLLLKNARIFNAYFKQFVSGDIAILDGKFLYIGTEETDIFQPEKIIDGQGKYVIPGLIDIHMHIESSMAAPLTFSQAMAKNGVTTIVAEPHEMGNVFGLEGIKAMIDAAKDCPVDVLIAIPSSVPSTSPELETSGREIAFEDLQEMLDMDGVICLGEVMNYVDVVYKQDSKSNQFIQHVKKTKPHLAIEGHCPRLVGLELSRFIFAGVDSDHTEQTVAGLKERIANGMFVEIQEKSLKQEIVDYLMEHRLYEHFAFVTDDVMPDSLVQRGHLNVLVKKAIALGMKPENAIYAATFTPAQRMGLKDRGSIAPGKIADFVLLDNLQDFNICRTFKKGQEVFNQGEVAVEEKVDHSFPPHFYKSVQLPLLTEDCFTIKTDKADGLVTCRVMIVSSGTTFTKEEFFEIPVRNHVLDWESTSCCLAVVLERHGKNRNMGFGLVGGDVIKHGAVATTYAHDHHNLLVLGKNHKDMLKAANCVIERQGGYYVVENDAVIGKADLPIAGILSDKPLAELGKEMAGVKKALQHLGYEHTNSIMSISTLSLPVSQELKLTDKGLIKVNEQKLVPLIIE, encoded by the coding sequence ATGAAAATTAATTTATTGCTAAAAAATGCGCGGATTTTTAATGCGTATTTTAAACAATTTGTCTCTGGTGATATTGCCATACTAGATGGAAAGTTTCTTTACATTGGCACAGAAGAAACTGATATATTCCAGCCTGAGAAAATCATCGATGGACAAGGAAAGTATGTAATTCCAGGGTTGATTGATATTCACATGCATATCGAAAGTTCCATGGCGGCACCGTTGACATTCTCTCAGGCAATGGCCAAAAATGGCGTAACTACTATTGTGGCCGAGCCGCACGAGATGGGCAATGTCTTTGGTTTGGAAGGAATTAAAGCCATGATAGACGCTGCCAAGGACTGCCCTGTAGATGTGCTGATTGCCATCCCCAGTTCTGTTCCTTCCACCAGTCCTGAATTGGAAACAAGTGGCAGAGAGATTGCCTTTGAAGATTTGCAGGAAATGCTGGACATGGATGGTGTAATTTGTCTGGGTGAAGTGATGAATTATGTAGATGTTGTGTATAAACAAGATTCAAAAAGTAATCAATTCATTCAGCATGTAAAAAAAACCAAGCCCCATTTAGCCATAGAGGGCCACTGTCCGCGGCTTGTCGGGCTAGAATTGTCTAGGTTTATATTCGCCGGAGTCGATTCTGATCATACCGAGCAGACGGTGGCAGGACTCAAAGAGAGAATCGCAAATGGTATGTTTGTTGAAATCCAGGAAAAATCCCTGAAACAAGAAATTGTTGATTATCTGATGGAACATAGGCTCTATGAACATTTTGCCTTTGTAACCGATGACGTGATGCCCGATTCCTTAGTCCAAAGAGGACACTTAAATGTTCTTGTAAAAAAGGCCATTGCCCTAGGCATGAAGCCTGAAAATGCCATTTACGCTGCAACATTCACCCCTGCTCAAAGGATGGGACTAAAAGACCGGGGAAGCATTGCTCCGGGGAAAATTGCGGATTTTGTTTTATTAGACAATCTACAGGATTTTAATATTTGCCGAACTTTTAAAAAGGGACAGGAAGTATTTAATCAAGGGGAAGTGGCAGTTGAGGAAAAAGTTGATCATTCCTTTCCACCCCACTTTTATAAAAGCGTCCAGTTACCCTTGCTAACAGAGGACTGTTTTACCATAAAAACAGACAAAGCTGACGGCCTAGTTACTTGTCGTGTTATGATAGTTAGTTCCGGTACCACTTTTACTAAAGAGGAGTTCTTCGAAATTCCGGTGCGCAATCATGTGCTGGATTGGGAAAGTACCTCCTGCTGTTTGGCTGTAGTCCTGGAAAGACACGGGAAAAATCGAAATATGGGCTTTGGACTGGTCGGCGGTGATGTCATCAAGCACGGTGCGGTGGCTACGACCTATGCTCATGATCATCACAATTTGCTGGTACTAGGCAAGAATCATAAAGATATGCTAAAAGCAGCCAATTGTGTCATTGAAAGACAAGGTGGCTACTATGTGGTAGAAAATGATGCAGTGATAGGAAAAGCCGATCTTCCCATAGCTGGTATCTTGTCTGATAAGCCATTGGCCGAACTGGGGAAAGAAATGGCAGGTGTTAAAAAGGCCCTGCAACACTTGGGATATGAGCATACAAACAGCATTATGTCCATAAGTACGTTGTCGTTGCCTGTCAGCCAGGAATTGAAATTGACGGATAAAGGACTTATCAAAGTAAATGAGCAAAAGTTGGTTCCGCTTATTATCGAATAA
- a CDS encoding NCS2 family permease, which yields MDNGFGKVFEQQFKLKELGTNVTTEIIAGITTFATMAYSLAVVPKLMGEAGLPTGQILTAMVMMVFVTTVAMGLYTNRPFVLAPGMGSVAIFSITLVQLQKVPVEVASGIVFLSGLLFIIVTIFGIRDFITAIIPKGIKISISAGVGLFICVLGLRNAHIIAADAKKTALSFDNLAQPVVILAVIGFVILLILEARKIRGSALITILLATLIGIPLGVTKIPTAFFSMPAGISDVIFRFDIVGALDVKYIPFLFAFFLPDFFSSMGTALGVGSKAGFLDKNGDLPGLNRVFLVDSIAATLGSFVTIPVLITYLESGAGVEAGGRTGLTAITTAIAFLLVLFITPVALMIPAAATAPILVYVGMSMLSGLRNLDYNDITEYIPAFLCIALTVFTFNIGNGISAAFIAYIIMKVAAGRSKELVYGHYLLSLVLMYYFYSLTSMK from the coding sequence ATGGACAATGGATTCGGTAAAGTATTTGAACAACAATTTAAACTGAAGGAACTTGGTACCAATGTTACAACGGAAATTATTGCTGGCATTACAACATTTGCTACCATGGCCTATTCATTGGCAGTGGTTCCGAAATTGATGGGAGAAGCAGGGCTACCGACAGGGCAGATCCTTACAGCAATGGTGATGATGGTTTTTGTGACCACGGTTGCCATGGGGCTGTATACTAACAGGCCCTTTGTTTTAGCGCCTGGCATGGGGAGTGTGGCTATTTTTTCGATTACCCTTGTTCAATTGCAGAAAGTGCCTGTGGAAGTGGCCAGCGGCATTGTTTTTCTTAGTGGTCTATTATTTATAATTGTTACCATATTTGGTATTCGAGATTTTATTACTGCCATTATTCCTAAGGGAATCAAGATTTCTATTAGTGCTGGAGTAGGCTTATTTATTTGTGTGCTTGGCTTGCGCAATGCTCATATTATTGCTGCCGATGCGAAAAAAACTGCATTGTCTTTCGATAATCTTGCCCAACCTGTTGTTATTTTGGCTGTGATTGGCTTCGTCATTCTATTGATCTTAGAGGCACGCAAAATTCGCGGCAGCGCATTAATTACCATTTTGCTGGCGACTTTAATCGGAATTCCTTTAGGAGTTACCAAAATTCCTACTGCGTTTTTTAGTATGCCTGCCGGCATAAGTGATGTAATTTTCCGTTTTGATATTGTGGGTGCTCTTGATGTGAAATATATACCCTTCTTATTTGCCTTCTTTCTGCCTGATTTCTTTTCCAGCATGGGTACAGCCCTTGGGGTTGGCAGTAAAGCAGGTTTTTTAGATAAGAACGGTGATCTTCCAGGGTTAAACCGGGTATTTTTGGTAGATTCCATTGCCGCTACATTAGGTTCATTCGTCACCATTCCGGTATTAATTACTTACCTCGAATCCGGTGCGGGCGTTGAAGCTGGCGGACGCACTGGATTGACGGCTATTACGACTGCTATTGCCTTTCTACTGGTATTATTTATTACTCCTGTGGCTTTGATGATCCCGGCAGCGGCGACAGCTCCCATTCTGGTATATGTGGGAATGAGCATGTTGAGCGGATTGCGCAATCTTGACTATAACGATATTACCGAGTATATCCCGGCTTTTCTGTGTATTGCTCTTACCGTATTCACCTTTAACATTGGCAATGGAATTTCAGCGGCGTTTATCGCTTATATCATTATGAAGGTAGCTGCCGGTCGTTCTAAAGAATTGGTTTATGGGCACTACCTGTTAAGTTTGGTGCTGATGTATTATTTCTATTCGCTGACCAGTATGAAATAG
- a CDS encoding MmcQ/YjbR family DNA-binding protein: MDSKKFFTYCLCKEGAIEDYPFGPDVIVMKVMGKMFALLSRREGQVNLSLKCDPNYAELLRQQYVSVLPGYHLNKRHWNTLLLDGSIPEKEIRSFIDHSYDLVVKSLTREKRARLKITT, encoded by the coding sequence GTGGATTCTAAAAAGTTTTTTACTTACTGTTTGTGTAAGGAAGGTGCAATTGAGGACTATCCTTTTGGCCCAGATGTAATTGTTATGAAAGTGATGGGAAAAATGTTTGCACTTTTATCACGTAGGGAGGGACAGGTAAATCTCTCCTTAAAATGTGATCCTAATTATGCAGAACTTTTACGTCAGCAATATGTAAGCGTTTTACCAGGGTACCATCTAAATAAGCGCCATTGGAACACCTTATTACTGGATGGCAGTATTCCTGAGAAGGAGATAAGGAGTTTCATAGATCACTCTTATGATTTGGTCGTTAAGTCCCTTACTCGGGAAAAGCGAGCTAGGTTAAAAATAACAACATAG
- a CDS encoding immunity 53 family protein codes for MSLVKWLAGWYKKNCNDNCEHCYGVKITTVDNPGWSIKIDLTGTGFEQKTFETVYLDRSDNNWIRCLVNDNIFKGFGGPENLEEILEIFKEWVTDLSKKEEFKSPCSKYEF; via the coding sequence ATGAGCTTAGTAAAATGGTTGGCTGGCTGGTATAAAAAAAATTGTAATGACAATTGTGAGCATTGTTACGGTGTGAAGATTACAACAGTAGATAATCCAGGATGGTCTATAAAAATTGATTTGACGGGTACAGGATTTGAACAAAAAACATTTGAAACTGTTTATCTTGACAGGAGCGATAATAATTGGATTCGGTGCCTTGTTAATGATAATATTTTCAAAGGATTTGGAGGACCTGAAAATTTGGAAGAGATACTAGAGATATTCAAAGAATGGGTTACTGACTTAAGCAAGAAAGAAGAATTTAAATCGCCTTGCAGCAAATATGAGTTTTAA
- a CDS encoding homoserine O-acetyltransferase — translation MLLDNSRSMQTTLTYFPGFKWRPYLKMAKVADTENPLHLKLGGILKEVIVAYETYGHISEKGDNVILLHHALTGDSHPAAHNQHDEKGWWEPLVGSGCPLDTDKYFIICANVLGGCQGTTGPASPNLENGLAYGMDFPEITLLDMVQVQKRLLDLLGIKHVKLIIGGSMGGMQSLEWAVTYPDFMDGVMAIAAPGYSSSQSIAYNKVARQAITLDPGWQGGNYYGGNGPEKGLAIARSVGMITYQSELSMEGKFGRKRRNGCFEIENYLDHQGNSLARRFDANSYLYLLRVLDYYNLSDSCKSYEDALAQITGKVMVVGVSSDILYPPYQQEELVEAMRDCGVDAEYALLESPHGHDGFLIDFHLLRPLINEFIKKLTIGKVTKN, via the coding sequence ATGCTGTTAGATAACAGCCGTAGCATGCAGACAACGTTAACTTACTTTCCAGGATTTAAGTGGCGGCCTTATTTAAAGATGGCTAAAGTAGCTGATACAGAAAATCCCTTGCACCTCAAATTAGGGGGAATATTAAAAGAGGTTATTGTAGCATATGAAACCTATGGACATATATCCGAAAAAGGCGATAATGTTATACTCTTACATCACGCCTTGACAGGTGATAGTCATCCAGCCGCCCATAACCAACATGACGAAAAAGGTTGGTGGGAACCACTGGTTGGTTCAGGGTGCCCCCTAGATACAGATAAGTATTTTATTATTTGTGCCAATGTGCTTGGTGGTTGTCAAGGGACAACAGGTCCAGCTTCTCCTAACTTAGAAAATGGGCTTGCCTATGGCATGGATTTCCCGGAAATAACTTTATTAGACATGGTGCAGGTACAGAAACGATTACTAGATTTGCTGGGGATTAAACATGTTAAGTTAATTATTGGCGGTTCTATGGGTGGAATGCAATCTTTGGAGTGGGCTGTAACTTATCCTGATTTTATGGATGGTGTTATGGCAATTGCCGCTCCGGGATATTCATCTTCTCAGTCCATTGCTTATAATAAGGTAGCACGGCAAGCTATAACTCTTGACCCAGGTTGGCAAGGTGGAAATTACTATGGCGGGAATGGTCCAGAAAAAGGATTAGCAATTGCCCGATCGGTAGGTATGATTACCTATCAATCCGAATTGTCTATGGAAGGAAAATTTGGACGGAAACGCCGCAATGGATGTTTTGAAATTGAAAATTACCTAGATCATCAAGGGAATAGCTTAGCGCGCCGTTTTGATGCGAATTCCTACTTATATTTACTACGAGTCTTAGATTATTATAATTTGTCAGATAGCTGTAAAAGCTATGAGGATGCCTTAGCCCAAATTACGGGGAAAGTAATGGTTGTGGGGGTAAGTTCTGATATTTTATATCCTCCTTACCAGCAAGAAGAATTGGTGGAAGCTATGCGTGATTGCGGAGTGGATGCCGAGTATGCCTTACTTGAAAGTCCTCATGGTCATGATGGCTTTTTAATTGATTTTCATTTATTAAGGCCCTTGATCAATGAGTTTATAAAAAAGCTAACTATAGGTAAAGTAACTAAAAATTAG